One genomic region from Leptospira tipperaryensis encodes:
- a CDS encoding carbohydrate-binding module 48 produces the protein MLFAKPIESLFRMKSFPKTKIFLLALLLTITVAIGADDAGNWIGSFSSEDYEDFLEPVEKEKIYYYWQMEKLKRPVAPRYIRYIDSSLSLETGRLLNRGILFTFEGIENEDVSVCGNFSLWRCLPLKKNDHGIFYTVYDPESKDTIREELKVLEYKFRVDGLFTHDPSNPDSTEDGDGSLVSRLIAIPSGPDKHVTTRILEDSPYEELEYRTVEFRIYAPEAEMITLVGDFNHWDPEQDILKKERDGVFTLIKKMKSGNYLYNFVRDGKMILDTFNQNTRLRVDTGEISSYLIVPERSYALEAK, from the coding sequence ATGCTTTTCGCGAAACCGATCGAATCTTTATTCAGAATGAAATCATTTCCTAAGACAAAAATATTCCTCCTTGCTCTACTTCTTACTATTACCGTTGCGATCGGCGCCGATGACGCCGGAAATTGGATTGGCTCTTTTTCTTCCGAGGACTACGAAGACTTTTTAGAACCGGTGGAAAAAGAAAAGATCTACTATTACTGGCAGATGGAAAAACTAAAAAGGCCGGTGGCGCCGAGATATATCCGTTATATCGATTCTTCTCTTTCCTTGGAAACGGGAAGACTTCTCAATCGAGGTATTCTTTTTACCTTTGAAGGAATCGAAAACGAAGACGTTTCCGTTTGTGGAAACTTTTCTCTTTGGAGATGTCTTCCTCTCAAAAAGAACGATCACGGAATTTTTTACACAGTCTACGATCCAGAAAGCAAAGACACGATTCGAGAAGAACTCAAGGTCTTAGAATACAAATTCAGAGTGGACGGTCTTTTTACTCATGATCCGTCTAACCCCGATTCGACGGAAGACGGAGATGGCTCGTTGGTTTCGAGACTCATCGCGATCCCTTCCGGACCGGACAAACACGTGACCACGAGAATTTTAGAAGATTCTCCCTATGAAGAATTGGAATACAGAACCGTTGAGTTTAGAATCTACGCTCCCGAGGCTGAGATGATTACTCTTGTAGGAGATTTCAATCATTGGGATCCGGAGCAGGATATTCTCAAAAAAGAAAGGGACGGGGTCTTTACTCTGATCAAGAAGATGAAATCCGGAAATTATCTCTACAACTTTGTTCGGGACGGAAAGATGATTTTGGATACGTTTAACCAGAACACTCGTCTCAGAGTCGACACAGGAGAAATTTCTTCGTATCTGATCGTTCCGGAACGATCCTACGCTCTGGAAGCAAAATGA
- the serA gene encoding phosphoglycerate dehydrogenase, producing MISFPKDKINVLLLENVHQDAFNMFKNDGFNVRLLPGAFTEKELLNEIENIHVLGIRSKTNVTAPVLEKAKRLLTIGCFCIGTNQVDLLGAEKKGIPVFNAPYSNTRSVAELVISEVIMLARRIPDHIRNTHSGIWNKISKNCFEVRGKTLGIVGYGHIGSQVSVLAEAMGMKVIYYDIQTVLPLGNAMPANSYQELLRNSDFISFHVPETAETTNLYGKKEIEVTKKGAYMINLSRGKVVDLEALAEAIKAGHIAGAGIDVFPEEPESNNDPFLTPMQNLPNVILTPHIGGSTEEAQRNIGSEVASKLVKFVNNGSTTFSVNFPNLEITSLPSGQYRILNVHKNQPGFLKDINSMVSEIGANISSQHLGTSAEIGYLSMVIDKSVGDELKEKIEKHPFSIKTRILY from the coding sequence ATGATTTCATTTCCAAAAGATAAGATCAATGTCCTCCTCCTCGAAAACGTCCATCAAGACGCTTTCAATATGTTCAAAAATGACGGCTTTAACGTCCGTCTCCTTCCCGGGGCCTTTACGGAAAAGGAACTCTTAAACGAAATCGAAAACATCCACGTCCTCGGAATTCGAAGTAAAACTAACGTGACCGCGCCGGTGCTCGAAAAAGCAAAACGCCTTCTTACGATCGGCTGTTTTTGCATCGGGACCAATCAGGTCGATCTCCTCGGAGCGGAAAAAAAAGGGATCCCTGTTTTCAACGCCCCGTATTCCAACACAAGGTCCGTGGCGGAACTCGTGATCTCCGAAGTGATCATGCTCGCGAGAAGAATTCCCGATCATATTCGCAATACTCATTCCGGAATCTGGAACAAAATTTCTAAGAATTGTTTCGAGGTCCGAGGTAAAACCTTGGGAATCGTAGGATACGGACATATCGGAAGTCAGGTTTCAGTCCTCGCGGAAGCGATGGGAATGAAGGTGATCTACTATGATATTCAGACGGTTCTTCCTCTTGGAAACGCGATGCCGGCCAACAGTTATCAAGAACTTCTGAGAAACTCGGACTTTATCTCTTTCCACGTTCCGGAAACGGCGGAGACCACAAATCTCTATGGAAAAAAAGAAATCGAAGTAACAAAGAAAGGCGCTTATATGATCAATCTTTCCCGAGGAAAGGTTGTGGATTTAGAAGCCCTCGCGGAAGCGATCAAGGCCGGACATATCGCCGGAGCCGGAATCGACGTCTTCCCGGAAGAACCCGAGTCCAATAACGATCCATTCCTAACTCCGATGCAAAACCTGCCTAACGTGATCTTAACTCCTCATATCGGCGGAAGCACGGAAGAAGCTCAAAGAAATATCGGTTCCGAAGTTGCAAGCAAGCTCGTGAAATTTGTAAACAACGGTTCTACGACATTCTCCGTAAATTTTCCGAATCTGGAAATCACGTCTCTTCCTTCCGGACAATATAGAATTTTAAACGTTCACAAAAACCAACCCGGGTTTTTGAAAGATATCAACTCCATGGTTTCCGAAATCGGAGCCAATATCAGTTCTCAACACTTAGGTACCAGCGCCGAGATCGGATATCTTTCCATGGTAATAGACAAATCCGTCGGAGACGAACTGAAAGAAAAAATCGAAAAACACCCTTTTTCGATCAAAACCCGGATTCTTTACTGA
- a CDS encoding PaaI family thioesterase: MNPFQSMPEVNSPEFIQYFQSQDTFSRKLGYKALQASPGKSEYEIEVDETFHNPVKIVHGAALFAAMDSSAGAAMAAWIKSSGRKCKFMATGTAEIKYRKSVTSGKIKILSEITEQKRSTVRLISKSIDQDGDLVAELLSIWVVKFED, encoded by the coding sequence ATGAATCCCTTTCAATCCATGCCGGAAGTCAATTCTCCGGAATTCATACAGTATTTTCAGAGTCAGGATACATTCTCACGGAAACTTGGTTACAAAGCGCTGCAAGCAAGTCCCGGTAAGAGTGAATATGAAATCGAAGTAGACGAAACGTTTCACAATCCGGTCAAAATCGTTCACGGGGCCGCACTTTTTGCTGCGATGGATAGTTCCGCCGGAGCGGCGATGGCCGCCTGGATTAAGTCTTCCGGAAGAAAATGTAAGTTTATGGCGACTGGAACCGCCGAAATCAAATATCGAAAGAGCGTAACATCGGGAAAAATTAAGATTCTTAGCGAAATCACGGAACAAAAACGTTCCACGGTTCGTTTGATCTCGAAGTCGATCGATCAGGACGGTGACTTGGTAGCCGAGCTACTTTCTATCTGGGTCGTAAAGTTCGAAGACTAA
- a CDS encoding LIC11996 family lipoprotein, with protein MKRFLLILLILIQSQCYKFEENALDPNGILGIVRSLLGVNLFGYTNFMQSKYHAFKKANLDTYISYSRRTFDGTDDPRNRVDLIIAKESATDIIPTNVPMVGDQYANMIGFGYIPSNTSNKYFILFEVLNPTTPPDYYYWVGSVLPIAGNRLTFIKFSPVIAGEKIVGMGSYNVGAAEKIVFCEQPISASTTTCYNMDSDFTNRVTIAAPINTLCSLVVNNGSVGNCLDTITGSSYSFNSTNGTIATFGVSPVTLVSNYKAAPYNTFLGNSNFYIEQDLTISHYTEHTNNSVRITSTVGDLTSFGSLVSPGNSNQQVISTSGIADTDVVFLVRGNNGSYLSLVATSNLGLYKHFLFKTMDFGVNWVQVDQSTFPLPSPDYDTDPTPSFTASLGHFVTMAGGEKLHLFSNKEGDAMRRYVSADNGTTWTLQETISPSAE; from the coding sequence ATGAAACGATTCCTTTTGATTCTTTTAATTCTCATTCAATCTCAGTGTTATAAGTTCGAGGAGAACGCTCTGGATCCGAATGGAATTCTCGGGATTGTACGAAGTCTTTTGGGAGTGAATCTTTTCGGTTATACGAATTTTATGCAAAGTAAGTATCACGCTTTCAAAAAAGCTAATCTAGATACTTATATTTCTTATTCTCGCCGGACGTTTGACGGAACCGATGATCCGAGAAACCGCGTCGATTTGATCATCGCGAAAGAAAGTGCTACGGATATCATTCCTACAAATGTGCCGATGGTAGGAGATCAATACGCGAATATGATCGGTTTCGGATACATTCCGTCAAATACGAGTAACAAGTATTTTATCCTTTTCGAAGTTTTGAACCCGACGACCCCTCCGGACTATTACTACTGGGTTGGATCCGTTTTGCCGATTGCGGGGAATCGTCTAACTTTCATTAAGTTTTCTCCGGTAATCGCGGGGGAAAAGATAGTGGGAATGGGAAGTTATAACGTTGGCGCCGCGGAAAAAATCGTCTTTTGCGAACAACCGATTAGCGCGAGCACTACGACTTGTTACAACATGGATAGCGATTTTACGAATCGTGTTACGATCGCCGCTCCCATCAATACTCTTTGTTCTTTAGTCGTTAACAATGGAAGTGTGGGAAATTGTCTGGATACGATCACCGGCTCGAGTTATTCGTTCAATTCTACAAACGGAACCATTGCGACCTTTGGAGTATCACCGGTTACTCTTGTGTCGAACTATAAGGCTGCGCCCTACAATACGTTTTTAGGAAATTCAAACTTCTATATCGAACAGGACTTAACGATATCCCATTATACAGAGCATACGAACAATTCGGTTAGAATCACCTCGACTGTGGGTGATCTAACGTCCTTTGGATCCCTTGTTTCTCCCGGAAATTCCAATCAACAAGTGATTTCGACTTCGGGCATTGCGGATACGGACGTAGTATTTCTGGTTCGCGGAAACAACGGTTCTTATTTATCCTTAGTCGCGACTTCAAATCTGGGTCTTTATAAACATTTTCTTTTTAAGACTATGGACTTTGGAGTAAACTGGGTTCAGGTGGATCAAAGTACTTTCCCGCTTCCGAGTCCGGACTACGATACCGATCCGACTCCGAGTTTTACGGCCTCTCTCGGTCATTTTGTAACTATGGCGGGAGGAGAAAAACTTCATTTGTTTAGCAACAAGGAAGGTGATGCAATGCGTCGATACGTTTCTGCGGACAACGGAACTACTTGGACGTTGCAGGAAACGATTTCCCCCAGTGCCGAATAA
- a CDS encoding LA_0442/LA_0875 N-terminal domain-containing protein — MEILLKKLIYSPFLLLFLFFFSQSLWSAQTILLKNGTALKGDVTGQNEKNITVRLTDGSVKTISKKTILKVVYRDVNEEEAKRIRQEEEKKLKEAKSADEKKQIEEEAIVAKPDFKVPHSGDRSRWSLVWRSALLPGWGHYKAERKKTAYVYGALFWTGIVATYSSAQKVTQTKADYDQASLNAQILGGSSPLLAGQILTNGKRDDYKKAIDDYQKISAATAILYLIQLAHVYYTGISWEEEEVALTPQGSILKKGLQMESMREFNSLQSSSNSTFGWRAEAKYNWFF; from the coding sequence ATGGAGATCCTTTTGAAAAAATTAATATACTCCCCATTTCTTCTCTTATTTCTTTTTTTCTTTTCTCAGTCTCTCTGGAGCGCCCAGACGATTCTCCTCAAAAACGGAACCGCGCTCAAAGGGGATGTGACGGGGCAAAACGAGAAGAACATCACGGTTCGCCTAACGGACGGATCGGTGAAGACGATCTCAAAGAAGACGATTTTAAAAGTGGTCTATCGGGACGTGAACGAAGAAGAGGCGAAACGGATTCGTCAAGAAGAGGAAAAAAAACTAAAAGAAGCCAAGTCGGCCGATGAAAAAAAACAAATCGAAGAGGAAGCGATTGTTGCCAAGCCCGATTTCAAGGTTCCTCATTCCGGAGATCGCAGTCGTTGGAGTCTTGTTTGGCGATCGGCTTTGTTGCCCGGTTGGGGGCACTACAAAGCGGAAAGAAAGAAAACCGCCTATGTTTACGGGGCTCTTTTTTGGACGGGGATCGTCGCGACTTATAGCTCCGCTCAAAAAGTGACCCAGACCAAGGCGGATTACGACCAGGCAAGTTTGAACGCGCAGATCCTCGGAGGAAGCAGTCCTCTTTTAGCGGGTCAGATTCTTACAAACGGGAAAAGAGATGATTATAAGAAAGCAATAGACGATTATCAAAAAATCTCAGCTGCGACTGCGATCCTTTATCTGATTCAGCTCGCTCACGTTTATTATACGGGAATTTCTTGGGAAGAGGAAGAGGTGGCTCTGACTCCGCAAGGTTCCATTCTTAAAAAGGGGCTTCAGATGGAATCGATGAGAGAATTCAACTCTTTGCAATCGAGTTCCAACTCAACCTTCGGCTGGAGAGCCGAAGCAAAATACAATTGGTTTTTTTAA
- a CDS encoding alpha/beta fold hydrolase, translating to MSEIESGFFQSGGYNLSYKIHKNGKDNALLLFHGFQDASDTFLYQFPFLSQHFDIYRFDYRGHGDSDWLREGNYHFIQTLVDVKTFISTFLPEKFHILGHSMGGGIGARFAGIYPERIQSLVCLEGFMSIQTPEFEKKRLKAWLDTIENNEVGTKDRKNKTFSSIDEVASRLKPVYPKLDSSKIRDLSEYLTKKTENGYQWKNDPLYKRGFPFVFSPYLTRHLWESIDSPTLIIYGKETHLMPENREEILSHFRHLEYIEMENAGHNMHHDQPDVLERLLNEFYKKHGLISNS from the coding sequence ATGAGCGAAATCGAAAGCGGCTTTTTTCAATCAGGCGGTTACAATCTCTCTTATAAAATTCATAAAAACGGAAAAGACAATGCTCTTCTGTTATTTCATGGATTTCAAGACGCGTCAGACACCTTTCTCTATCAATTCCCATTCTTATCCCAACATTTCGATATATATCGTTTTGATTATAGAGGACACGGGGATTCCGACTGGCTTCGAGAAGGGAACTATCATTTTATCCAAACCCTCGTGGACGTAAAAACGTTTATCTCCACGTTTCTTCCCGAAAAATTTCATATCCTCGGACATTCCATGGGCGGCGGAATCGGAGCTCGTTTTGCCGGAATTTATCCCGAAAGAATCCAAAGTCTTGTTTGTCTGGAAGGATTTATGTCCATCCAAACCCCCGAATTTGAAAAAAAACGTCTGAAGGCCTGGCTCGATACGATTGAAAACAACGAAGTCGGAACGAAAGACCGAAAGAATAAAACCTTTTCAAGCATCGACGAAGTCGCGTCTCGACTCAAACCCGTCTATCCCAAATTGGATTCTTCTAAGATCCGAGATCTTTCGGAGTATCTAACAAAAAAAACGGAAAACGGCTATCAATGGAAAAACGATCCATTGTACAAACGTGGATTTCCTTTTGTTTTTTCTCCGTATCTGACGCGCCATCTCTGGGAATCGATTGATTCTCCAACCCTGATTATCTATGGAAAGGAAACCCATCTAATGCCTGAGAATCGGGAAGAGATTCTTTCCCACTTTAGACATCTGGAATATATAGAGATGGAAAACGCGGGTCACAATATGCATCACGACCAGCCGGACGTTTTAGAAAGATTGTTAAACGAATTCTACAAAAAGCACGGTTTGATTTCCAATTCGTAG
- a CDS encoding DUF309 domain-containing protein: MKFDPEIVALFDVITATSDPEKTVDFAYQNGERLFREGKYFEAHEVFEFQWKKDFGPRKIFLQGIIQLSVSLHKIFVKPNGRGSRMQATKAKEKLESILHSPSLSEVGKRETLDLLSSLDKLLDLYDGDELLLEKVSTFSIPTIPKDWRELFKGHA, translated from the coding sequence TTGAAATTTGATCCCGAAATTGTTGCTCTTTTCGACGTGATCACCGCGACTTCGGATCCGGAAAAAACCGTCGACTTCGCTTATCAAAACGGCGAAAGGCTTTTTAGAGAAGGGAAATACTTTGAGGCTCACGAGGTTTTTGAATTTCAATGGAAAAAGGATTTCGGGCCTAGGAAAATTTTTTTGCAGGGAATCATACAACTCTCGGTTTCTCTTCATAAAATTTTTGTCAAACCCAACGGACGCGGTTCGCGAATGCAGGCTACAAAGGCGAAGGAAAAGTTGGAATCGATCCTACATTCTCCCTCTCTCAGCGAAGTTGGAAAACGGGAAACGTTAGACCTGCTTTCCTCCTTGGATAAACTTTTGGATCTCTATGACGGAGACGAACTTCTTCTTGAAAAAGTTTCTACTTTCAGCATTCCGACCATTCCGAAAGACTGGCGAGAATTATTTAAGGGGCATGCATGA